Proteins from one Chitinophaga oryzae genomic window:
- a CDS encoding CIS tube protein: MSVDKGKLEKVKIIAYKKPEMDDASKTGDFDAFINPESYQLNYKIEYAEGQGQGTSGKQQKFKAIAPDELALELLFDSTGIADEQPRADIWDDIKKFKKLLTDYEGDAHEPRHFRVIWGPMAFAGRLTSLNINFKLFKPDGRPIRALAKVTFKSSIDDKKRVAKEDPLSPDLTHQRTVANGDHLSLMSFRQYEDPAYYFQLARANNLTNFRKLTPGTVINFLPLEDAR, from the coding sequence ATGAGCGTTGATAAAGGAAAACTGGAGAAAGTAAAGATCATCGCATACAAAAAACCTGAAATGGACGACGCGTCCAAAACAGGAGACTTCGATGCGTTCATCAACCCCGAAAGCTACCAGTTAAACTACAAAATCGAATACGCCGAAGGACAGGGACAAGGCACCAGCGGCAAACAACAGAAGTTCAAAGCCATCGCACCCGACGAACTGGCGCTCGAACTGCTGTTCGACTCCACCGGCATCGCCGATGAACAGCCCCGCGCCGATATATGGGACGATATCAAAAAGTTCAAAAAACTGCTGACAGACTATGAAGGGGATGCGCACGAGCCACGGCACTTCCGCGTAATATGGGGGCCCATGGCCTTTGCAGGCAGGCTCACCTCCCTTAACATCAACTTCAAACTGTTCAAACCCGATGGCCGCCCCATCCGCGCGCTGGCCAAGGTAACGTTCAAAAGCAGCATCGACGACAAAAAACGCGTGGCCAAAGAAGATCCGCTGTCACCGGACCTGACGCACCAGCGCACCGTGGCCAACGGCGATCATCTGTCACTCATGAGCTTCCGCCAGTACGAAGACCCGGCATATTACTTTCAACTGGCCCGCGCCAACAACCTCACCAATTTCAGGAAACTGACACCTGGTACCGTTATTAACTTTTTACCACTGGAAGATGCCCGATAA
- a CDS encoding baseplate J/gp47 family protein yields MSQDCPLVLDPLFVPGSGTSQQDRQLPALDPAYAPVDEHSIADHLVFTQKLSAFLLFINNDNNSDGTTWESFFNKDISTQLSLIVTQQTSDFADTLKKFLLPLQEGTATLAQAKNYYGKIFSALFSLAWQIEKMRDQLPDTLLLKAVVQSLITTRLKDQLKKLLAYYNKAVTDGLINPNANIYTTIFGAATEDADIAAGHSYPATWNSAITVDPDIYSPAVTKIKKLYFAANHNFFKSAIDVFIKAIVKITAAAAQELQDTLGRWDSHEPHNALFLAFLKLLQFSRTQLNELTQRHLELYYQEILRLRKKQPVPDKAFMTFTLARFTEEHLLPTGTQLKAGKFPDGSDAFYATDVDLAINTATISDIRSVYVCPTEDADPAISKDRVYASPQPASKDGAGQPFDEPLTPWHPFAGKTLADYTKVQRVNMPAAAIGFAFASHYLFLREGNRTITVNVATSSPVTSLNAADFTAAVTTAAGWTPVTITGLAAVPTGGFVLTCTMASTLPGTVPFSKTVHKAAYDTNAPVLRILLSDDTSRASAWAKLKNTVITGYTLTVSVDKVKNIHVQTDTGVMDPSKPFLPFSAVPVPGAMLLVGCDEIFQKNNARVTPMFMWKQDTEHDFGDSPQLYILRHNDGWKIIRYPLDIFDADIDGMLHNKPREHFYIDDKTQIAPVYSNLNTPYSPASVTGFVRYNLTNDLGYQTSLAQRMNYLTRAAKGLSLSGVATGLFTPPTLQEIYLQYVADTQTEATLFHVYPFGEKKTAVGQHLLPQFLHDTTSNTPSLAECYLGLQHFTPPRQVTLLFQIDESTANPLVSKPDHQVKWHYLKGDEWVPFNSAAVADGTDNLIRSGIIAFNIPRDASLDHHLMPDQQYWLKATIAEADEAVCKTVSIVTQAVSATFVPGAVPSQTLASPLPAGTIAKLATPQPEIKTVIQPFSSFGGTPQESDTQFYIRCSEQLRHKGRSVNKWDYEHLVLQQFPNLYRARCIPHTRFENGIYNEMAPGHVTVITIPSLLQRNGIDPLRPFTYMSDLQQVKEYLLKLVSPFVRLHVCNPDYEQVRVEAKVCFFPQYDETLFTHQLQEEITRFLAPWAYTEGADLRFENRITNAMIVNFMEKRYYVDYVTDVRLYHAGILKDIITPDRQSAIIVPVKATDHVITPIPAMAAATVDNGEDCGCA; encoded by the coding sequence ATGTCACAGGATTGCCCGTTGGTATTGGACCCCTTATTTGTGCCGGGAAGCGGCACCTCTCAGCAGGACAGGCAGCTGCCTGCCCTCGACCCTGCCTATGCCCCGGTGGATGAACACAGCATCGCAGACCATCTCGTGTTCACCCAAAAACTGTCCGCTTTCCTGCTGTTCATCAACAACGACAACAACAGCGACGGCACCACCTGGGAGAGCTTCTTTAACAAAGACATCTCCACCCAGCTTTCGCTGATCGTTACCCAGCAGACCAGCGACTTCGCCGATACCCTCAAAAAATTCCTGCTGCCCCTGCAGGAAGGCACCGCCACCCTTGCACAAGCCAAAAATTACTATGGTAAAATATTCAGCGCTCTCTTTTCCCTCGCCTGGCAGATAGAAAAAATGCGGGACCAGCTGCCGGATACCCTGCTGCTGAAAGCAGTGGTACAGTCACTGATCACCACCCGCCTCAAAGACCAGCTTAAAAAGTTGCTGGCCTACTACAATAAAGCGGTCACCGACGGGCTGATCAACCCTAACGCCAATATCTATACGACCATCTTCGGCGCCGCAACGGAAGATGCGGACATCGCGGCCGGACACAGCTATCCGGCCACCTGGAACAGCGCCATCACAGTAGATCCGGACATCTACAGCCCGGCCGTCACCAAAATCAAAAAGCTGTACTTCGCCGCCAACCACAATTTCTTCAAAAGCGCGATCGATGTCTTTATCAAAGCCATCGTTAAAATAACCGCCGCGGCAGCACAGGAGCTGCAGGACACCCTCGGCCGGTGGGACAGCCACGAACCGCATAATGCGCTGTTCCTGGCCTTCCTGAAACTGCTGCAGTTTTCCCGCACGCAGCTCAACGAGCTCACACAAAGGCATCTCGAACTCTACTACCAGGAGATCCTGCGCCTCCGGAAGAAACAACCCGTGCCCGACAAAGCGTTTATGACTTTTACCCTGGCCCGGTTCACGGAAGAACACCTGCTGCCCACAGGCACCCAACTGAAAGCGGGGAAATTCCCCGATGGCAGCGATGCCTTTTATGCCACCGACGTGGACCTGGCAATCAACACCGCCACCATCAGCGACATCCGCAGCGTATATGTTTGTCCCACAGAAGATGCAGACCCGGCCATTTCGAAAGACCGCGTATATGCGTCACCGCAGCCTGCCAGCAAAGACGGCGCAGGCCAGCCTTTCGACGAACCGCTGACGCCCTGGCATCCTTTCGCGGGAAAAACACTGGCAGACTATACCAAAGTACAACGGGTAAACATGCCGGCCGCCGCTATAGGGTTTGCTTTTGCCTCCCACTATCTCTTTCTGCGGGAAGGCAACCGTACCATCACCGTCAACGTCGCTACCAGCAGCCCTGTCACCAGCCTTAACGCAGCCGATTTTACCGCCGCCGTGACCACCGCCGCCGGCTGGACACCCGTTACCATCACCGGACTGGCGGCTGTGCCCACAGGCGGGTTCGTACTCACCTGCACCATGGCATCCACCCTCCCCGGCACCGTGCCTTTCAGTAAAACGGTTCACAAAGCGGCTTACGACACCAACGCCCCCGTACTGCGCATCCTGCTCAGTGACGACACCAGCAGGGCGTCCGCATGGGCAAAGCTGAAAAACACCGTCATCACCGGGTATACGCTCACTGTCAGCGTAGACAAAGTGAAAAATATCCACGTGCAGACAGACACCGGCGTCATGGACCCGTCCAAACCATTCCTGCCCTTCAGCGCAGTACCCGTACCCGGTGCCATGCTCCTGGTAGGCTGTGATGAGATCTTCCAGAAAAACAACGCGCGCGTGACGCCCATGTTCATGTGGAAACAAGACACAGAACACGATTTCGGCGATTCTCCGCAACTGTACATCCTGCGGCATAACGACGGATGGAAAATCATCCGCTACCCGCTCGATATCTTCGACGCAGACATCGACGGGATGCTGCACAATAAACCAAGAGAACATTTTTACATCGACGATAAAACCCAAATAGCACCGGTTTACAGTAACCTGAATACACCTTACTCTCCTGCCAGCGTCACCGGGTTCGTACGGTACAATCTTACCAACGACCTCGGTTACCAGACCAGCCTGGCCCAACGCATGAACTACCTCACCAGGGCCGCCAAGGGACTCAGTCTCTCCGGCGTGGCTACAGGGTTGTTTACACCGCCTACCCTGCAGGAGATATACCTGCAGTATGTAGCCGATACACAAACAGAAGCTACGCTCTTCCACGTATATCCGTTCGGAGAGAAAAAGACCGCTGTCGGTCAGCACCTGCTGCCGCAATTCCTCCACGACACTACCAGTAATACCCCCAGCCTGGCGGAATGCTATCTTGGCTTGCAGCACTTCACACCGCCCAGGCAGGTGACGCTGCTGTTCCAGATCGATGAAAGCACCGCCAACCCGCTGGTGAGCAAACCGGACCACCAGGTGAAGTGGCATTATCTCAAAGGCGATGAGTGGGTCCCGTTCAACAGTGCAGCGGTGGCGGATGGCACCGATAACCTCATCCGCAGCGGCATCATCGCCTTTAACATACCCCGCGACGCCAGCCTGGACCACCACCTCATGCCCGATCAGCAATACTGGCTGAAAGCCACCATCGCGGAGGCTGATGAGGCTGTCTGCAAAACCGTGTCTATCGTTACGCAGGCGGTATCCGCCACCTTTGTACCGGGCGCCGTACCCTCGCAAACGCTCGCCTCCCCTTTGCCCGCCGGCACCATTGCCAAACTGGCCACACCGCAACCGGAGATCAAAACGGTCATACAGCCGTTCTCCTCTTTCGGCGGCACGCCGCAGGAATCGGACACACAGTTTTATATCCGTTGCAGCGAACAGCTGCGGCACAAAGGACGCAGCGTCAACAAATGGGATTACGAACACCTGGTGTTACAGCAGTTTCCTAACCTCTACCGCGCCAGATGTATCCCGCATACCCGCTTCGAAAACGGCATCTACAACGAAATGGCGCCGGGGCATGTGACCGTGATAACGATCCCTTCGCTGCTGCAGCGCAACGGGATCGACCCGCTCCGCCCTTTCACCTACATGAGCGATCTGCAACAGGTGAAAGAATACCTGCTGAAACTGGTGTCTCCCTTTGTACGCCTGCACGTCTGCAATCCGGACTACGAACAGGTACGGGTGGAAGCCAAAGTGTGTTTCTTCCCGCAATACGACGAAACACTGTTTACCCACCAGCTGCAGGAAGAAATCACACGCTTCCTTGCACCATGGGCTTATACCGAAGGAGCAGACCTGCGGTTTGAAAACAGGATCACCAACGCGATGATCGTCAACTTCATGGAAAAAAGATACTATGTCGACTATGTGACAGACGTCAGGCTCTATCATGCCGGCATACTCAAAGATATTATCACGCCCGACCGGCAATCGGCCATCATTGTACCGGTAAAGGCGACCGATCACGTGATCACCCCCATCCCCGCCATGGCAGCCGCTACGGTTGACAACGGGGAAGACTGCGGGTGCGCATAA
- a CDS encoding phage tail protein, which yields MAEYPIPKFHFEVKWGDTTIGFTEVTGLDRQVDVIEYREGQSKDYNKVKMPGLQKSSNITMKRGTFPNKTEYFDWFKEVNNLGKIERRTITIKLLNEVHQPVFTWSVLNAFPVKVQASDLKADANEVAVETIEIAHEGISLVK from the coding sequence ATGGCTGAATATCCAATTCCTAAATTTCATTTTGAAGTCAAATGGGGAGATACCACCATCGGCTTCACAGAAGTAACAGGCCTCGACAGACAGGTGGATGTCATCGAATACCGCGAAGGACAAAGCAAAGACTATAACAAGGTGAAAATGCCGGGCCTGCAGAAAAGCAGCAACATCACCATGAAACGCGGCACCTTCCCCAATAAAACCGAATACTTCGACTGGTTCAAGGAAGTCAACAACCTCGGCAAAATAGAACGGCGCACCATCACCATCAAACTGCTGAATGAAGTGCATCAGCCGGTATTCACCTGGTCCGTGCTCAACGCCTTCCCGGTGAAAGTACAGGCCAGCGACCTGAAAGCAGATGCCAACGAAGTGGCGGTAGAAACAATAGAAATCGCACACGAAGGCATCAGCCTGGTCAAATAA
- a CDS encoding DUF5908 family protein, producing MPIQIRELHIRVVVNAAESPPGSTPNTGGGNQPPPADKADADKDLIIAECVEQVMAVLRDKLEK from the coding sequence ATGCCCATCCAGATAAGGGAACTACATATCCGGGTGGTGGTCAACGCCGCCGAAAGCCCGCCAGGCAGCACCCCTAACACCGGTGGCGGCAATCAGCCACCACCGGCAGACAAGGCAGATGCCGACAAAGACCTGATCATCGCCGAATGCGTAGAGCAGGTAATGGCGGTGCTGCGTGACAAACTGGAAAAATAA
- a CDS encoding GPW/gp25 family protein, whose protein sequence is MDNNSFLGRGWSFPPAFNKYGTVAMLKDVEDIYSSLHILLTTATGERIMQPRYGCDMQEFVFEPMDTGQKTLMLEKVETAILFYEPRIKLENLEIDGSNEWQGVVYIKIDFIVKTSNSRFNYVFPFYIKEGTEIPNFLYTAPNITDTL, encoded by the coding sequence ATGGATAACAACAGCTTTCTGGGCAGAGGCTGGAGCTTCCCGCCCGCCTTCAATAAATACGGCACCGTGGCCATGCTGAAAGATGTGGAAGACATCTACAGCAGCCTGCATATACTGCTCACCACCGCCACCGGCGAACGGATCATGCAGCCCCGCTACGGATGCGACATGCAGGAATTCGTATTTGAACCGATGGACACCGGGCAAAAAACACTGATGCTCGAAAAAGTGGAAACAGCCATCCTCTTCTACGAGCCCCGCATCAAACTGGAGAACCTCGAAATTGACGGCAGCAACGAATGGCAGGGCGTCGTGTATATCAAAATAGATTTTATCGTGAAAACATCCAATTCACGGTTTAACTATGTCTTCCCCTTCTATATCAAAGAAGGAACGGAAATACCGAACTTTTTATACACCGCCCCCAATATCACTGATACTTTGTAA
- a CDS encoding phage tail protein yields MPGYYPPVGFHFKVEFTGLGKSDNDTRFQAVTGLTVEYETETVKEGGENRFEHTLPVRTKYPDLTLKRGMLLTDSKIFEWCMKAFQDREFTPSDIVITLLNNEHEPIRTWNISQAWPKKWSITELNAETSSIVVESLDLRYRFFTVS; encoded by the coding sequence ATGCCTGGTTACTACCCGCCGGTAGGGTTCCACTTCAAAGTGGAATTTACCGGCCTCGGCAAAAGTGATAACGACACCCGCTTCCAGGCCGTCACCGGTCTCACGGTGGAATATGAAACCGAAACGGTCAAGGAAGGCGGCGAAAACAGGTTTGAACATACCCTGCCGGTCAGGACAAAATACCCCGACCTCACCCTCAAAAGGGGCATGCTGCTGACAGACTCGAAAATATTCGAATGGTGCATGAAAGCTTTTCAGGACAGGGAATTCACCCCTTCAGACATCGTCATCACCCTGCTCAACAACGAGCATGAGCCGATCCGTACCTGGAACATTTCGCAGGCCTGGCCTAAAAAATGGTCCATTACGGAACTGAACGCAGAAACCAGTTCCATCGTAGTCGAAAGCCTGGACCTCCGGTACCGGTTTTTTACTGTCAGTTAA
- a CDS encoding phage tail sheath C-terminal domain-containing protein: MLNLTAIKTPGVYIDEVPKFPPSIAAVETAIPAFIGYTEKADMLSPGDLLNTPTRIGSIADYQLYFGGAAKPVVTEVQLDLNNQFSSAKVDYQWFLYDSLRLFYANGGGDCYIVSVGLYTAGAPVQNDIQKGIDALVKYDEPTILLFPDAATLAGTALYDLQVSALKQCDELKDRVGLFDLKRNDVQGTEFRDKIGINNLKYGMAYTPWVQVALDKNILYADMVGKIKKAGVLIASLKNFTPDTNVQKVIDDLDNLAADSKKIRQEFTTLLGTDSLDSLFNKKVNKFVLSGAAADLQDVFKYLLDIANTVNTLDTAATLKNADMVTNLKNTVIALKDRYTNLINYQADLKALPTAGYTTQTFSGTATANWGGVLGAAGTANNVLTGPTEKAKMLSVIPLVQNEFYAIQSTIQAGILDAASILEKAKNDALAAGFPLFKSIIAGINNTSMALPPSGSIAGIYAQVDNARGVWKAPANVSILGTPDFIYSNSELNQLNVDVVSGKSINAIRAFTGKGTLVYGARTLAGNDNEWRYVSVRRFFNMVEESTKKATLQFVFEPNDANTWVRVQAMIENFLLTLWRQGALQGATPDKAFYVAVGLGKTMTAQDILNGFMIVEIGMAAVRPAEFIILRFSHILPQA; this comes from the coding sequence ATGCTCAATTTAACTGCCATCAAAACACCCGGCGTTTATATAGACGAAGTGCCCAAGTTTCCGCCTTCCATTGCAGCGGTGGAAACAGCCATCCCGGCATTTATCGGGTATACGGAAAAAGCAGACATGCTGAGCCCCGGCGACCTGCTCAATACACCGACCCGCATCGGCTCCATCGCCGATTACCAGCTGTATTTCGGCGGCGCCGCCAAACCTGTTGTCACCGAAGTACAACTCGACCTCAACAACCAGTTCTCCAGCGCCAAAGTTGACTACCAGTGGTTCCTCTATGATTCCCTGCGGCTGTTCTACGCCAACGGCGGAGGCGACTGCTACATCGTGTCCGTAGGCCTTTACACGGCCGGCGCACCGGTACAAAACGATATCCAGAAAGGCATCGACGCCCTCGTTAAATACGATGAACCTACCATCCTCCTCTTCCCCGACGCCGCCACCCTCGCCGGCACCGCCCTCTACGACCTCCAGGTGTCTGCACTGAAACAGTGCGACGAACTGAAAGACCGCGTAGGCCTTTTCGACCTCAAAAGAAACGATGTCCAGGGCACCGAATTCCGCGATAAAATAGGTATCAACAACCTCAAATACGGGATGGCCTACACGCCGTGGGTACAGGTGGCGCTCGACAAAAACATCCTGTACGCCGATATGGTCGGCAAAATCAAAAAAGCCGGCGTGCTCATCGCCTCCCTCAAAAACTTTACGCCCGATACCAATGTGCAAAAAGTCATCGATGACCTGGACAACCTCGCGGCCGACAGCAAAAAAATCAGGCAGGAATTCACCACGCTCCTCGGCACAGACAGCCTGGACAGCCTCTTCAATAAAAAGGTCAACAAGTTCGTCCTCAGCGGCGCCGCCGCCGACCTGCAGGATGTTTTTAAATACCTGCTCGACATCGCCAACACCGTCAACACCCTCGACACTGCCGCCACGCTTAAAAATGCGGACATGGTGACGAATCTGAAAAATACAGTGATCGCGCTCAAAGACCGCTACACCAACCTGATCAACTACCAGGCTGATCTGAAAGCGCTTCCCACCGCCGGATACACCACGCAAACTTTTTCCGGCACCGCTACCGCCAACTGGGGCGGCGTACTGGGCGCCGCAGGCACCGCCAACAACGTGCTCACCGGTCCCACAGAAAAAGCAAAAATGCTCAGTGTCATCCCGCTGGTGCAAAATGAATTCTACGCCATCCAAAGCACCATACAGGCCGGCATCCTCGACGCCGCCTCCATCCTGGAGAAAGCGAAAAACGATGCCCTCGCCGCCGGGTTCCCACTGTTCAAAAGCATCATCGCCGGTATCAACAACACCAGCATGGCACTGCCTCCCAGCGGATCCATCGCCGGCATATACGCACAGGTGGACAACGCCCGGGGCGTATGGAAAGCACCGGCCAACGTCAGCATCCTCGGCACACCGGACTTCATCTACTCCAACAGTGAACTCAATCAGCTCAACGTGGACGTAGTTTCCGGCAAGTCCATCAACGCCATCCGCGCGTTCACCGGCAAAGGCACCCTCGTATACGGCGCCCGTACCCTCGCCGGCAACGACAACGAATGGCGCTATGTCAGCGTCAGACGCTTCTTCAACATGGTGGAAGAAAGCACCAAAAAGGCCACCCTGCAGTTTGTGTTCGAACCTAACGATGCCAATACCTGGGTAAGGGTGCAGGCCATGATCGAGAATTTCCTGCTCACCCTCTGGCGCCAGGGAGCCCTGCAAGGCGCTACACCCGACAAGGCATTTTATGTGGCTGTAGGTCTCGGCAAAACCATGACCGCCCAGGACATCCTCAACGGCTTCATGATCGTCGAAATAGGTATGGCCGCTGTAAGGCCCGCGGAATTTATCATCCTGCGCTTCTCCCATATCCTGCCACAGGCTTAA
- the vgrG gene encoding type VI secretion system tip protein VgrG: MPDNRDIQTNGTPSVTTVTVLSGGQEVPRSYPIASVMVNKEVNRIPAATLIYQDGEASKQTFALSDTDLFIPGKEIEIKTGYGGKDETIFKGVVIRNSIKVRKNISLLTIECRDKVFAASVTPQEKYYKDQKDKEIMEDILSAWDMQKTVDATSYKHPGLVQYHLSDWDFLVERATANGLLVVIDDGKATIKAPDLQQQPVETVQYGSSLLELDLEMDARTQPPGLKSYLWDYSGQQLTSVEAKEPSGNLGGNINGKDLAASIKTKDTELKFNNRINSAELQPAADGLLQHARLSRITGRANFQGTPKIKPGNIVALKGVGKRFEGNAFVSGVRHQIVKGNWTTDIQIGFQQPVPPGVQAAASRITALQVGIVTQLENDPEGEDRIKVTLPFINSKEEGVWARVSTLDAGKERGAFFRPEKNDEVLVSFIDGDPNYPVVLGGLNSSALPAPLKAADANDEKGFVTRSKMKMIFNDQKKSFQLDTPAGKKFLVSEDADVLQLEDEHGNKITMNSSGISIESPKDITIKATGAMTVEGKTADVKATMGFKADGGGGCELAAGNGMTSVKGGLVKIN, encoded by the coding sequence ATGCCCGATAACCGCGACATACAAACCAACGGAACACCCTCTGTGACCACCGTCACCGTCCTCTCCGGCGGCCAGGAAGTGCCACGCTCCTACCCGATCGCCTCGGTGATGGTCAACAAGGAAGTGAACCGCATCCCCGCCGCCACGCTGATTTACCAGGACGGAGAAGCCTCGAAACAAACATTCGCCCTTTCCGACACCGACCTCTTTATTCCGGGTAAAGAAATAGAAATCAAAACCGGCTACGGCGGTAAAGACGAAACCATCTTCAAAGGCGTGGTAATACGCAACAGCATCAAAGTGCGCAAAAACATCTCCCTCCTCACCATCGAATGCAGGGACAAAGTATTTGCCGCCTCTGTCACCCCGCAGGAGAAATACTACAAAGACCAGAAAGACAAAGAGATCATGGAAGATATCCTCTCTGCCTGGGATATGCAGAAAACCGTGGATGCCACCAGCTATAAACATCCCGGACTGGTACAGTACCATCTGAGCGACTGGGACTTCCTGGTGGAAAGAGCCACCGCCAACGGCCTGCTGGTGGTAATAGACGATGGGAAAGCCACCATCAAGGCGCCGGACTTGCAACAGCAACCGGTGGAAACAGTCCAGTACGGCTCTTCCCTGCTGGAACTGGACCTGGAAATGGATGCACGCACCCAGCCGCCGGGACTTAAAAGTTATCTGTGGGACTATTCCGGTCAACAGCTCACCTCCGTGGAAGCAAAAGAACCCTCCGGCAACCTGGGTGGCAACATCAACGGGAAAGACCTTGCTGCCAGCATCAAAACCAAAGACACGGAACTGAAATTCAATAACAGGATCAACAGCGCGGAACTGCAGCCTGCCGCCGACGGACTGCTGCAACATGCCCGGCTGTCACGGATCACCGGCCGCGCCAACTTCCAGGGCACGCCGAAAATAAAACCCGGTAACATCGTGGCGCTCAAAGGCGTGGGTAAACGCTTTGAAGGCAACGCCTTCGTCTCCGGCGTCCGCCACCAGATCGTGAAAGGCAACTGGACCACCGATATACAAATCGGCTTTCAGCAACCGGTCCCCCCCGGCGTACAAGCCGCAGCATCCCGCATCACAGCATTACAGGTGGGCATCGTTACACAACTGGAAAATGATCCGGAAGGAGAAGACCGTATTAAAGTCACCCTCCCTTTCATCAACAGTAAAGAAGAAGGAGTATGGGCCCGCGTCAGTACGCTCGATGCCGGCAAAGAAAGGGGCGCTTTTTTCCGGCCGGAGAAAAACGATGAAGTGCTCGTCAGCTTCATCGACGGCGACCCCAACTACCCTGTGGTACTCGGAGGGCTGAACAGCAGCGCATTACCCGCGCCGCTGAAAGCCGCCGACGCCAACGACGAAAAAGGATTTGTCACCCGCAGCAAAATGAAAATGATTTTCAACGACCAGAAAAAAAGCTTCCAGCTCGATACCCCCGCAGGAAAGAAATTCCTGGTATCGGAAGATGCAGATGTGCTGCAACTCGAAGATGAACATGGTAATAAAATCACGATGAACAGCAGCGGCATCAGTATAGAAAGCCCCAAAGACATCACCATCAAAGCTACCGGCGCCATGACCGTCGAGGGAAAAACAGCCGACGTAAAAGCCACGATGGGTTTTAAAGCCGATGGCGGCGGTGGTTGCGAACTGGCGGCCGGCAACGGTATGACAAGCGTCAAAGGAGGACTGGTAAAAATAAACTGA